A stretch of Lathyrus oleraceus cultivar Zhongwan6 chromosome 6, CAAS_Psat_ZW6_1.0, whole genome shotgun sequence DNA encodes these proteins:
- the LOC127093819 gene encoding uncharacterized protein LOC127093819, protein MAVSITMIFSGRLPTNEQKEKPTQSAKSLSNWSGGSQYSPVERSVCFFMDIANERTLENLKYPNASDTATSADENVYEQRGVFKRIMEAVNNQQGGVFFFYGYGGTRKTYMWRTLASYIRSKKQICLTVASSGIASLLLPGGRTTHSMFKISIPTMESSTCNIDKGSDRAELLKMAKLIIWDEAPMTHRFCFEAFDKTLKDIMGLSNCSDKLFEGKDHCVVLKLTKNMRLQQADNTSSTSELELFSNWILKVGDGKLEEPNDGYTNIPIPNDFLISNYDDPLEAIVSETYPNFLNNYKNPEFLQSRAILAGTIETVDIINQYVLGFIPGEEKEYSSSDSVDTFDGEGNEAFDVLTPEFLNTLTTSGLPNHKIKLKIGTPIMLLRNIDQLEGLCNGTRLIVTRLANHVIEAKIISGKNIGGVIYIPRMDMTPTQSPWPFKMTRRQFPITICYAMTINKSQGQSLDYVGLYLPRSVFSHGQLYVAISRVKSKKGLKILIHDKDNHPLNSTTNVVFKEVFENL, encoded by the exons ATGGCAGTGTCTATAACAATGATTTTCAGTGGAAG GTTGCCTACTAATGAACAGAAGGAGAAGCCTACCCAATCTGCAAAATCTCTTTCTAATTGGTCTGGTGGTTCTCAGTATTCGCCAGTAGAAAG GAGCGTGTGTTTCTTTATGGACATTGCAAATGAGAGAACGTTGGAAAATCTCAAATATCCAAATGCTTCTGACACAGCAACATCG GCTGATGAAAATGTTT atGAGCAAAGAGGTGTATTCAAGCGAATAATGGAAGCAGTAAACAATCAACAAGGAGGCGTATTTTTTTTTTATGGATACGGTGGCACAAGGAAAACCTACATGTGGAGAACTCTAGCTTCCTACATAAGATCAAAGAAACAAATTTGTTTAACTGTTGCTTCATCGGGCATAGCTTCACTACTACTTCCAGGAGGTCGAACGACTCATTCAATGTTCAAGATTTCAATACCTACAATGGAGTCTTCTACATGTAATATCGACAAAGGTAGTGATCGTGCAGAGCTACTAAAAATGGCAAAGTTGATAATTTGGGATGAAGCTCCAATGACACACAGATTTTGTTTTGAAGCGTttgataaaacccttaaagaCATAATGGGGCTTTCCAATTGTTCTGACAAATTATTCGAAGGGAAA GATCATTGTGTTGTGTTGAAGCTTACAAAGAACATGCGACTCCAACAAGCCGACAATACTTCAAGTACATCTGAATTAGAATTGTTTTCTAATTGGATATTAAAAGTTGGCGATGGGAAATTGGAAGAACCTAACGATGGTTACACGAATATTCCTATTCCAAATGATTTCTTAATTTCTAACTATGATGATCCACTAGAAGCCATTGTTAGTGAAACATATCCGAATTTTCTTAACAATTACAAGAATCCAGAATTTTTGCAATCAAGAGCTATATTGGCAGGAACAATTGAAACGGTTGACATCATAAATCAATACGTTTTGGGATTCATACCAG GTGAAGAAAAGGAATATTCAAGTTCAGATTCTGTAGACACTTTTGACGGTGAAGGAAATGAAGCTTTTGATGTTTTGACCCCGGAATTTTTGAATACACTTACAACTTCCGGTCTACCTAACCACAAGATTAAATTGAAGATTGGGACCCCTATTATGTTGCTTCGAAACATTGATCAACTTGAAGGTCTCTGTAATGGAACAAGGCTTATAGTTACAAGATTGGCAAACCACGTTATCGAGGCAAAGATTATATCTGGAAAGAATATTGGAGGGGTTATCTATATTCCAAGAATGGATATGACTCCAACACAATCTCCGTGGCCATTCAAAATGACTAGAAGGCAATTTCCCATAACTATATGTTATGCTATGACAATTAACAAATCTCAAGGTCAGTCATTGGATTATGTTGGATTGTATTTGCCTAGAAGCGTATTTAGTCATGGTCAACTATATGTTGCAATATCAAGGGTCAAAAGCAAAAAAGGGCTTAAGATATTAATCCATGACAAGGATAACCATCCATTGAATTCTACAACAAACGTTGTGttcaaagaagtttttgaaaacttATAG
- the LOC127091484 gene encoding carbon catabolite repressor protein 4 homolog 6 encodes MRRTPTTNFLAATDASFSTAEMSSRPYHRGHGRGYSGRSYSGGRDQFVTGDDHLQSVRDANSAIRQGERRSSANQTQYYQNPPHDPRFRPPLFYYQNPPYNAHPPPQYQNQSFNPRPHLPPQYQNQSYNPRPRPYPHQPPHFRQPYDHRREFRPPQNFRPKPQDHREWELALTPAPPHCERFKVLSYNILADYLAMDHWRKLYYHIPSYMLDWKWRKSKIISELGLWSADIMCFQEVDKFDELVEDLKFKGYRGIWKMRTGNPVDGCAIFWRTSRCNLLYEESIEFNKLGLRDNVAQICVLEFINQNGSLPPSLTGSRKVVVCNIHVLYNPNRGEIKLGQVRVLLDKAQAVSQLWNNSPIIICGDFNCTPKSPLYNFIAEQKLDLSGIDRNKISGQASAVIRAPWTYGPNSRERRFANGSVQATSAEGDKGVTIEQNSSLSNMQNPTSESSSSENQNSRPALDMSNQTNLQCSRESDACAGKVTQGAVDHNTVFGEVDGMKEVPNPSNNIGRIPTDHINDDEIHDVAPITPSALETVQTDPTGMGSTEHISDAISTSSQESLSENSNLHDHVNEKLENFSIDDIHKADVSSGNIGEDAIDFINALHNAEEESNEVKDDLSPSLIFKSIFAEQTTYNPSSWTSAEIETATGNAESTFLEHPLLLKSTYTEATNSSGTRDPNGEPLVTSYNKCFLGTVDYIWRSEGLQTTRVLAPIPKHVMENSQGYPTKKWGSDHIALVSELAFLEDGTTTTCKDVV; translated from the exons ATGCGACGCACTCCGACTACGAATTTCCTTGCCGCCACCGACGCCTCCTTCTCCACCGCCGAAATGTCTTCACGTCCTTAT CACCGAGGTCACGGTAGAGGATACTCCGGCCGCTCGTATTCCGGCGGTAGAGACCAGTTCGTTACTGGAGACGATCACTTACAGTCAGTCCGCGACGCCAATTCGGCAATCCGGCAAGGAGAGAGAAGAAGCTCTGCGAACCAAACGCAGTACTATCAGAATCCACCTCACGATCCTAGGTTTCGTCCGCCACTGTTTTATTATCAGAATCCACCTTACAATGCTCATCCACCGCCTCAATATCAGAATCAGTCTTTCAATCCAAGGCCTCATCTACCGCCTCAGTATCAGAATCAGTCATACAATCCAAGGCCTCGTCCTTATCCTCATCAGCCGCCGCACTTTCGGCAGCCGTATGATCACCGACGTGAATTTCGTCCGCCACAGAATTTTCGCCCAAAGCCTCAGGATCATCGAGAGTGGGAGCTTGCTTTGACGCCGGCACCTCCTCATTGTG AAAGGTTTAAAGTCCTTTCCTATAATATATTGGCCGATTACCTTGCTATGGACCACTGGAGAAAACTTTATTATCACATACCTTCTTACATGTTGGACTGGAAGTGGAGAAAGAGTAAAATTATTTCTGAGCTTGGCTTGTGGTCTGCCGATATCATGTGTTTTCAG GAGGTTGATAAATTTGATGAGTTGGTGGAGGATTTAAAGTTTAAAGGATACAGAGGCATCTGGAAG ATGCGTACGGGCAATCCAGTTGATGGTTGTGCAATCTTTTGGCGAACATCAAG GTGCAATTTGTTATATGAAGAAAGCATAGAGTTCAATAAGTTGGGTCTTAGAGACAATGTTGCTCAAATATGTGTACTAGAG TTCATTAATCAAAATGGATCTCTCCCACCCAG CTTGACAGGTTCCCGTAAAGTTGTGGTTTGTAACATCCATGTGCTTTACAATCCAAATAGAGGAGAAATTAAGCTTGGCCAG GTCAGAGTCCTACTGGATAAGGCTCAAGCTGTTTCTCAACTTTGGAATAATTCCCCTATTATTATCTGCGGGGATTTTAATTGTACCCCTAag AGTCCATTGTACAACTTTATCGCAGAACAAAAG TTAGATTTATCTGGAATAGATAGGAATAAAATATCTGGGCAAGCTTCTGCTGTAATTCGCGCACCATGGACTTACGGTCCTAATTCTAG GGAAAGAAGATTTGCTAATGGTTCAGTTCAGGCCACATCCGCTGAAGGTGACAAGGGAGTTACAATTGAACAAAATAGTTCTTTGTCAAACATGCAGAATCCGACCAGTGAGAGTAGCAGTTCTGAAAATCAAAATTCCCGTCCTGCTTTGGATATGTCTAATCAGACAAATCTGCAGTGTAGTAGGGAGAGTGATGCATGTGCAGGAAAAGTTACTCAGGGGGCTGTTGACCATAATACAGTTTTTGGTGAAGTTGATGGCATGAAAGAAGTGCCAAATCCTTCTAATAATATCGGTAGAATCCCAACTGATCATATAAATGATGATGAAATTCATGACGTCGCACCTATAACGCCTTCAGCTCTTGAGACAGTTCAAACTGACCCAACCGGGATGGGAAGCACAGAACATATATCAGATGCTATCTCAACTTCAAGTCAAGAATCATTGAGTGAAAACTCCAACTTGCATGACCATGTAAATGAAAAACTAGAGAATTTTTCCATTGATGATATACATAAAGCTGATGTAAGCAGTGGGAATATTGGTGAAGATGCCATTGATTTCATAAATGCCTTACATAATGCCGAAGAAG AAAGCAATGAAGTGAAGGATGACTTATCTCCAAGTCTGATTTTCAAATCTATTTTCGCAGAGCAAACTACTTATAATCCATCATCATGGACCTCTGCTGAGATAGAAACTGCAACAGGAAATGCAGAGAGCACATTCTTGGAGCACCCTTTACTGCTCAAGAGCACATACACCGAAGCTACG AACTCTTCAGGGACTAGAGACCCCAATGGTGAACCCTTAGTAACCAGCTACAACAAGTGCTTCTTGGGCACTGTTGACTACATTTG GCGATCTGAAGGTCTGCAAACAACCAGAGTTCTTGCTCCAATACCTAAACATGTCATGGAAAACTCCCAAGGATACCCAACTAAG AAATGGGGTAGCGATCATATTGCCCTGGTATCAGAGTTAGCTTTCTTGGAAGATGGTACTACTACTACCTGCAAGGATGTTGTATAG